In a single window of the Anguilla rostrata isolate EN2019 chromosome 6, ASM1855537v3, whole genome shotgun sequence genome:
- the irak1bp1 gene encoding interleukin-1 receptor-associated kinase 1-binding protein 1 homolog, with protein MAGSPSRVFAALIPAGDDTFRDENRTGLIKTIQTPTCGPQTSGREVQVTGSCELSGPPDRATLRVSVSSSKDSVNDVTNSVSRRLEYILQALRQHEVKGENTTVTKVLRRGDNAYDMEAEVSVVFADFSTMQSVSNVLVEKLDKSVVVSPPTFSHSADSLNKLRRQACLAAVENARRKAREVCGLLGQALGRPLLVKEEDAREWTGQAEEGGAAGGALASLQDSIRKATVFVSSHVYVSFEIRPKDRTRKKH; from the exons ATGGCTGGAAGTCCATCTCGGGTGTTTGCTGCCCTTATACCGGCCGGTGACGATACTTTCCGAGATGAAAACCGAACAGGCTTGATCAAGACTATTCAGACGCCTACCTGTGGGCCACAAACCTCTGGAAGAGAGGTTCAAGTCACGGGAAGTTGCGAGCTGTCCGGTCCACCGGACCGGGCCACGCTGCGTGTAAGCGTCAGCAGCAGCAAGGATTCGGTGAACGACGTCACGAATAGTGTCTCCAGAAGACTGGAATATATCCTACAGGCTCTGCGACAGCACGAAGTGAAG GGAGAGAACACCACAGTGACCAAAGTCTTAAGAAGAGGTGACAATGCGTATGACATGGAAGCAGAG GTGAGTGTGGTGTTCGCGGATTTCAGCACGATGCAGAGCGTCAGCAACGTCCTGGTGGAGAAGCTGGATAAGAGCGTGGTGGTCAGTCCGCCCACGTTTTCTCACAGCGCCGACTCTCTCAATAAACTCAG GCGACAGGCGTGTCTGGCGGCGGTGGAGAACGCCCGCCGTAAGGCCCGGGAGGTGTGCGGCCTGCTGGGACAGGCCCTggggcgccccctgctggtgaaggAGGAGGACGCACGGGAGTGGACGGGCCaggcggaggagggaggggcagcggggggggcgCTGGCGTCCCTGCAGGACAGCATCAGGAAGGCCACGGTCTTCGTGTCGTCCCACGTGTACGTCTCCTTCGAGATCAGACCCAAAGAcagaaccagaaaaaaacactga
- the si:dkey-261l7.2 gene encoding uncharacterized protein si:dkey-261l7.2 → MPQITAAAILQIALLLSALPAQYLISKWSGSDTVQRHRATQRLIGAWKDLRKSYLNLTVWTDWLDQWINSLIFSDEPGDDDQGESPALEIQMHDNDQGYFGASREVRSPRPPYVLHRVGQVVMEKRNRMVGVIVSWDDRLKAPPEWIKKMYSGFEVQKAMDTPHYKVIFSGPGSSSFMVGYLPQASLELFTGFKPDIPTLERYFSHHDGTRFVMQPWLQERFPED, encoded by the exons ATGCCTCAAATCACAGCCGCGGCAATACTTCAGATTGCTTTGCTGCTGTCAGCACTGCCTGCGCAATACTTGATATCCAAATGGAGCGGGAGCGATACGGTGCAACGACATCGTGCAACGCAACG GCTCATTGGCGCGTGGAAAGATTTAAGGAAATCTTACCTGAATTTGACCGTGTGGACAGACTGGCTGGACCAATGGATTAATTCGTTAAT ATTTTCTGATGAACCGGGAGATGACGATCAAGGGGAATCTCCCGCTTTGGAGATACAAATGCACGACAATGACCAAGGTTACTTTGGAG CCTCCCGGGAGGTCCGCAGTCCCCGGCCCCCCTACGTCCTGCACCgggtggggcaggtggtgaTGGAGAAGAGGAACCGCATGGTCGGGGTCATCGTCAGCTGGGACGACAGACTCAAGGCACCGCCGGAGTGGATCAAGAAGATGTACTCTGGCTtcgag GTGCAGAAAGCTATGGACACGCCCCACTACAAGGTCATCTTCAGCGGCCCCGGATCCAGCTCTTTCATGGTTGGCTACCTCCCTCAAGCGTCGCTGGAGCTGTTCACAGGCTTCAAG CCGGACATCCCCACACTGGAGCGCTACTTCAGCCACCATGACGGGACGCGCTTCGTCATGCAGCCCTGGCTGCAGGAGCGCTTCCCTGAGGACTAG